A genomic segment from Marmota flaviventris isolate mMarFla1 chromosome 7, mMarFla1.hap1, whole genome shotgun sequence encodes:
- the Cabs1 gene encoding calcium-binding and spermatid-specific protein 1: protein MAEDGLPKIYSHPPTESSKTSPEATIFFGADNTIPRSETTITSEGDHITSVNDYTLESDFSTTTVNKLMSTKEGFISEDDIETQTKSTTHLEKEVTTLTGTTHSIAKDSITENFIPVKIGNVSSPVATVSLIDFSASKAKEDIVLATINAEGEDISMIAEVSGTLQDSTARVTDTPEIKVSKTNSSIKSKVPSVGAVPVTDSSIPEAEISPSTEKNFTTIPDITDLTEENITEIDLIASEDDPSSITKVTDSDEEKFITVFELTASAEKDKDNPEDNLTDDEESTDDVNVWIERGMANEAETHSVLLTAVESRYDFILPASAAMSFLGEPATNKTEDTPENNTVESIKVTESHSGITPELDTTDQQKEDTSADETGVFKLLKEDPDEFMI, encoded by the coding sequence ATGGCTGAGGATGGTTTGCCTAAAATTTATTCTCATCCTCCAACAGAAAGCAGTAAAACATCACCTGAAGCAACCATTTTCTTTGGGGCTGACAACACTATTCCTAGATCAGAAACAACTATTACTTCAGAAGGAGACCACATAACTTCAGTAAATGACTATACACTAGAAAGTGATTTTTCAACAACTACAGTCAACAAACTTATGTCTACTAAGGAAGGATTCATATCAGAAGATGATATTGAGACCCAGACTAAGTCAACAACTCATCTGGAAAAAGAAGTTACTACTCTGACTGGCACTACACACTCCATAGCTAAGGATTCTATTACTGAAAACTTCATTCCAGTGAAAATTGGAAATGTTTCATCCCCAGTCGCTACAGTCTCTTTAATAGATTTTTCCGCCAGCAAGGCAAAAGAAGATATCGTCTTGGCTACCATTAATGCAGAAGGTGAAGATATCTCCATGATTGCCGAAGTCTCTGGCACACTACAGGACAGCACTGCCAGGGTTACTGATACCCCTGAAATCAAAGTTAGCAAGACTAATTCCTCAATCAAATCCAAGGTTCCTTCTGTTGGGGCTGTCCCAGTTACTGATTCCTCTATTCCTGAAGCTGAAATCTCTCCATCTACTGAAAAAAACTTCACCACCATTCCAGACATAACTGACCTCACAGAAGAGAACATAACTGAAATTGACCTAATTGCTTCAGAGGATGACCCCAGCTCTATTACTAAAGTCACTGACTCTgatgaagaaaagtttattacAGTGTTTGAACTTACTGCCTCTGCTGAAAAAGACAAAGACAACCCAGAAGATAATCTAACTGATGATGAAGAGTCTACTGATGATGTCAATGTTTGGATAGAGAGAGGCATGGCAAATGAAGCAGAGACCCATTCTGTTTTGCTTACTGCTGTTGAATCCAGATATGACTTCATTCTGCCTGCATCAGCTGCTATGAGCTTTTTGGGAGAACCAGCTACTAACAAAACAGAAGATACACCTGAAAATAATACAGTGGAATCTATCAAggtcactgagtcacattctgGAATTACCCCTGAACTAGATACCACAGACCAACAAAAAGAAGACACTTCTGCAGATGAAACGGGTGTCTTTAAACTACTAAAAGAAGATCCAGATGagttcatgatttaa